A part of Desulfomicrobium baculatum DSM 4028 genomic DNA contains:
- a CDS encoding nickel-dependent hydrogenase large subunit, with amino-acid sequence MSGCKPNQAPGVIATPMDTTFKGPIIVDPVTRIEGHLKIEVEVDQGKVTNVWSSSQLFRGLELILKGRDPRDAQHFTQRSCGVCTYTHALASTRCVDNAVGVDKNLPDNARLIRNLVLAAQFLHDHIVHFYHLHALDWVDVTGALTADPKKAASIANSISTRVTKAEDLKAVQDKVKGLVDSGQLGIFTNAYFLGGHKAYYLPAEVNLIATAHYLEALHLQVKAARAMAVFGAKNPHTQFTVVGGVTCYESLTDERIAEFVGLFQETKQFIDECYIPDLLAVASYYKDWAGIGGTTNFLSFGEFPAVDSDMNSRWIPQGVIMNRNIAGVGNFDPKLIEEHVRHSWYQGDKAHHPYTGVTEPQYTSYEDRDRYSWMKAPRYNGESMETGPLATVLIAYGKGHPEVKKLVDYVLGHLGVGAPALFSTLGRTAARGIETKVIADKLMDWVNELAENVKSGNTKIYQDWTMPDEAEGVGYVNAPRGALSHWIKIKGGKIENFQLVVPSTWNFGPRCSNNKMSAVEEALIGTPIADAERPVEILRTVHSFDPCIACGVHVIDSKTNQVRKFKIL; translated from the coding sequence ATGTCCGGTTGCAAACCCAACCAAGCCCCGGGTGTTATCGCCACCCCAATGGATACAACCTTCAAGGGACCCATCATCGTGGATCCCGTTACCCGCATCGAAGGGCACCTCAAAATCGAAGTCGAAGTGGACCAGGGCAAGGTCACCAACGTCTGGTCCAGCTCCCAGCTTTTCCGTGGACTGGAATTGATCCTCAAAGGCCGCGATCCCCGCGATGCGCAGCATTTCACCCAGCGCTCCTGCGGCGTCTGCACCTACACCCATGCCCTGGCTTCCACCCGTTGCGTGGACAATGCCGTTGGCGTGGACAAGAATCTGCCCGACAACGCGCGTCTTATCCGCAACCTGGTGCTGGCAGCCCAGTTTCTGCATGACCACATCGTGCATTTCTATCACCTGCACGCCCTGGACTGGGTGGATGTCACCGGCGCGCTGACCGCCGACCCCAAAAAGGCCGCGTCCATCGCCAACTCCATCTCGACCCGCGTGACCAAGGCCGAAGATTTGAAAGCCGTACAGGACAAGGTCAAGGGTCTGGTCGATTCCGGCCAGCTCGGCATCTTCACCAACGCCTACTTCCTGGGCGGACACAAAGCCTATTATCTGCCGGCGGAAGTCAACCTCATCGCCACCGCGCACTACCTTGAGGCCCTGCACCTGCAGGTCAAGGCCGCCCGCGCCATGGCCGTTTTCGGCGCCAAGAACCCGCACACCCAGTTCACCGTGGTCGGCGGCGTGACCTGTTACGAAAGCCTCACCGATGAACGCATCGCCGAATTCGTCGGCCTGTTCCAGGAAACCAAGCAGTTCATCGACGAATGCTACATCCCGGACCTGCTGGCCGTGGCGTCCTACTACAAGGACTGGGCAGGCATCGGCGGCACCACCAACTTCCTGAGCTTCGGCGAATTCCCCGCCGTCGACAGCGACATGAACAGCCGCTGGATTCCCCAGGGCGTGATCATGAACCGCAACATCGCCGGAGTCGGCAATTTCGATCCCAAGCTGATCGAGGAACATGTCCGCCACAGCTGGTATCAGGGCGACAAGGCCCACCACCCATACACGGGCGTGACCGAGCCGCAGTACACCAGCTACGAGGACCGCGACCGCTATTCCTGGATGAAGGCCCCCCGCTACAATGGCGAATCCATGGAAACCGGCCCCCTGGCCACGGTTCTGATCGCCTACGGCAAGGGACATCCGGAAGTGAAGAAGCTGGTCGATTATGTGCTCGGTCATCTTGGCGTCGGCGCCCCGGCTCTCTTCTCCACCCTTGGACGCACGGCCGCTCGCGGCATCGAGACCAAGGTCATCGCCGACAAGCTCATGGACTGGGTCAACGAACTGGCCGAGAACGTGAAGAGCGGCAACACCAAGATCTACCAGGACTGGACCATGCCCGACGAAGCCGAAGGCGTGGGCTATGTCAATGCTCCCCGTGGTGCGCTCAGTCACTGGATCAAGATCAAGGGCGGCAAGATCGAAAACTTCCAACTCGTCGTACCCTCGACCTGGAACTTCGGACCGCGCTGCTCCAACAACAAAATGTCCGCAGTGGAAGAAGCGCTCATCGGGACGCCTATCGCCGATGCCGAACGCCCGGTGGAAATTCTGCGCACCGTGCACTCCTTTGACCCGTGTATCGCCTGCGGCGTGCACGTCATCGACTCCAAGACCAATCAGGTCCGCAAGTTCAAGATCCTGTAA
- a CDS encoding hydrogenase small subunit — MKVSVGLGKPGAVERLEKSGVSRRDFMKFCTTIAAVMGMEASFANKIALALTSPTRPSVVWLHNAECTGCSESILRAVRPFIDDLILDTISLDYHETLMAASGHKAEEALHQAVNNPNGFLCVVEGGIPTKDNGIYGMVGGRTMLEINSEIVPKALATIAYGTCATYGGVQAASPNPTEAKGVNDALKHLGVNAVNVPGCPPNPYNLVGTIVHLLTHNLAIPEMDSINRPIMFFGETVHEQCERLPHYEAGEFAPSFDSEEARKGWCLYQLGCKGPMTYNNCPKVKFNQTNWPVQAGHPCIGCSEPDFWDAASPFYEEA; from the coding sequence ATGAAGGTTTCTGTAGGTTTAGGCAAACCCGGGGCCGTAGAGCGGTTGGAAAAAAGTGGGGTCTCCCGCCGAGATTTCATGAAGTTCTGCACCACAATCGCTGCGGTCATGGGTATGGAGGCGTCATTTGCCAACAAAATCGCCCTGGCGCTGACTTCTCCCACGCGTCCTTCCGTGGTCTGGCTGCATAACGCGGAATGCACAGGCTGCTCCGAATCCATTCTCCGCGCTGTTCGTCCCTTTATCGACGACCTGATTCTGGACACTATCAGCCTTGATTACCATGAAACCCTCATGGCTGCCTCTGGTCACAAAGCTGAAGAAGCATTGCATCAGGCCGTAAACAACCCGAACGGCTTCCTGTGTGTCGTTGAAGGCGGCATTCCGACCAAGGACAACGGAATCTACGGTATGGTAGGTGGCCGCACCATGCTTGAAATCAACTCCGAAATCGTGCCCAAAGCCCTCGCCACCATCGCCTACGGAACCTGCGCCACTTACGGCGGCGTTCAGGCCGCAAGCCCCAATCCGACCGAAGCCAAGGGCGTCAACGACGCACTCAAGCATCTGGGCGTCAACGCCGTCAACGTCCCCGGCTGTCCGCCCAATCCCTACAACCTGGTTGGAACCATCGTTCATCTCCTGACCCACAACCTGGCCATCCCGGAAATGGACTCCATCAACCGGCCGATCATGTTCTTCGGCGAAACCGTGCACGAACAGTGCGAGCGCCTGCCCCACTACGAAGCCGGCGAGTTCGCGCCCTCCTTTGATTCGGAAGAGGCCCGCAAGGGCTGGTGTCTGTACCAGCTCGGCTGCAAAGGCCCCATGACCTACAACAACTGCCCCAAGGTCAAGTTCAACCAGACGAACTGGCCGGTTCAGGCTGGCCACCCATGTATCGGCTGCAGTGAACCCGATTTCTGGGACGCCGCTTCCCCCTTCTACGAAGAAGCATAA
- a CDS encoding NAD(P)H-dependent oxidoreductase, protein MDKQIILDAFMFRHACKEFDPDIKISEEDFLFILETARLSPSSFGFEPWQFLVVQDMNFRMKLLPHTWGGKGQIPTASHFLVCLAMKTPLLKFDSLGIADFMRQIQELPEDRITARTEYYATFQQSDFRLLDNDRAMFDWAGKQCYIAQANMMTAAALIGIDSCPIEGFAQDKVDEVLAEDFGVDLNEFGVAYMLAFGYRAKPPKRKTRRPLEQMVRWF, encoded by the coding sequence ATGGACAAGCAGATCATTCTTGATGCCTTCATGTTTCGCCATGCATGCAAGGAATTTGACCCGGATATCAAGATTTCCGAAGAGGATTTTCTGTTTATCCTGGAAACCGCGCGTCTGTCTCCGAGCTCCTTCGGGTTTGAGCCGTGGCAGTTTCTGGTTGTCCAGGACATGAACTTTCGCATGAAACTCCTGCCCCACACCTGGGGTGGCAAGGGGCAGATTCCTACGGCGAGTCACTTCCTGGTTTGCCTGGCCATGAAAACGCCCCTGCTCAAGTTCGACAGCCTCGGCATCGCGGATTTCATGCGTCAGATCCAGGAATTGCCCGAGGATCGCATCACCGCGCGCACGGAATATTACGCCACGTTTCAGCAGTCGGATTTTCGTCTGCTGGACAACGACCGGGCCATGTTCGATTGGGCCGGCAAGCAGTGTTACATCGCCCAGGCCAATATGATGACGGCTGCGGCATTGATAGGAATCGACTCCTGTCCCATCGAAGGTTTTGCTCAGGACAAGGTGGACGAGGTGCTGGCTGAGGATTTCGGCGTGGATTTGAACGAGTTCGGGGTGGCCTACATGCTCGCGTTCGGGTATCGGGCCAAGCCTCCGAAGCGAAAGACGCGCAGGCCTCTGGAACAGATGGTCCGCTGGTTCTAG
- a CDS encoding tetratricopeptide repeat protein, whose protein sequence is MAEDYSIADVSKYCMATDLGLECVCSKRSTVKVGTGNTVKKEDSTLYYYAKQIDDELLALQSLNSNWAPSGPALEVTMLELITQYQPEVDMFLKQVKPVIQKIAKAVARGDRHRNNGEPYSAAMEYNNALGLDEKNVRALFGLGLTYLQYNQHDKAQAVFEQLIALDGFASAEYKHLFNQFGIELRKQDMLDQACRYYSRAIEVCATDENLYFNLARAFVHGGRVGEAENALEKCLRINPGHEEGRKFKKYLCSLSLS, encoded by the coding sequence GTGGCTGAAGACTACAGCATCGCGGATGTTTCAAAATACTGCATGGCCACGGACCTGGGGCTTGAGTGCGTCTGCTCGAAGCGGTCCACGGTCAAGGTGGGCACGGGCAACACGGTCAAGAAGGAAGACAGCACCCTCTATTACTACGCCAAGCAGATTGATGACGAGCTCCTGGCCCTGCAGTCGCTCAATTCCAATTGGGCGCCTTCGGGTCCGGCTCTGGAAGTGACCATGCTTGAGCTGATCACCCAGTATCAGCCGGAAGTGGACATGTTTCTGAAGCAGGTCAAACCCGTCATCCAGAAAATCGCCAAGGCCGTGGCCAGGGGCGACCGGCACCGCAATAACGGGGAGCCCTATTCGGCCGCCATGGAGTACAACAACGCCCTGGGTCTGGATGAAAAAAACGTCCGGGCCTTGTTCGGTCTCGGGCTTACCTATCTGCAATACAATCAGCACGACAAGGCCCAGGCGGTTTTCGAGCAGCTCATCGCCCTGGACGGGTTTGCCTCGGCCGAATACAAACACCTCTTCAACCAGTTCGGAATAGAGCTGCGCAAGCAGGACATGCTGGATCAGGCCTGCCGTTATTATTCCCGGGCCATAGAGGTCTGCGCCACGGACGAAAACCTGTATTTCAACTTGGCCAGGGCCTTTGTTCATGGCGGCCGGGTCGGGGAGGCGGAAAATGCCCTGGAGAAGTGCCTGCGCATCAATCCCGGGCATGAGGAAGGGCGGAAGTTCAAAAAGTATCTTTGTTCCTTGTCGCTCAGTTGA
- a CDS encoding MFS transporter produces MAARPGTAMTLALKRISPLALQALVFALVSASFTTIYLVQPVLPVLQAEFGISIAKAAQTVSMVILGVAFSTLVFGRLADMYPVKPFIVLGGTVVAGAGIACAVVDNIDVIIALRLLQGLFIPALTTCLATYLARNLPVERLNVVMGSYVSATVVGGLGGRLLGGWLHPPLHWRYAFVTASVMVLATALAAVLLLPREERPGEVTRTGPGYLELMRRADMLRTFAVGFGALFVFGATFNYLPFYLSAPPFSAGTNLITLLYLTYIVGVIIAPLSGTFSNRFGNGLTMILGSLILAAGLLLSHVPSLVTICLSLGMACAGFFAIHAAAVGSMNRKLSCSRGRANSLYILWYYLGGSAGITVMGHGFKHFGWMGVTGSGLIMLSLLLGVGVYELRTGH; encoded by the coding sequence GTGGCTGCGAGACCCGGCACCGCAATGACCCTGGCCTTGAAGCGCATCTCGCCCCTGGCTTTGCAAGCTCTCGTTTTCGCCCTGGTTTCGGCCAGCTTCACCACCATCTATCTGGTGCAGCCCGTGTTGCCGGTGCTGCAGGCCGAGTTCGGCATTTCCATCGCCAAGGCGGCCCAAACCGTGTCCATGGTCATCCTCGGCGTGGCGTTCTCGACCCTGGTCTTCGGACGCCTGGCCGACATGTACCCGGTCAAACCCTTCATCGTCCTGGGCGGAACCGTGGTCGCCGGAGCGGGTATTGCCTGCGCCGTGGTCGACAACATCGATGTCATCATCGCCTTGCGCCTGCTGCAAGGGCTCTTCATTCCGGCCCTGACCACCTGCCTGGCCACCTATCTGGCCAGAAATCTGCCGGTGGAGCGCCTGAACGTGGTCATGGGCTCCTATGTTTCCGCCACCGTGGTCGGAGGTCTGGGCGGCCGCCTGCTGGGCGGATGGCTGCACCCGCCCCTGCACTGGCGCTACGCCTTCGTCACCGCCTCGGTCATGGTCCTGGCCACGGCGCTGGCGGCGGTTCTGCTCTTACCCCGGGAAGAACGGCCGGGCGAGGTGACCCGGACCGGGCCGGGCTATCTTGAGCTCATGCGCCGGGCCGACATGCTGCGCACCTTTGCCGTCGGCTTTGGGGCGCTCTTCGTTTTCGGGGCCACCTTCAATTATCTGCCCTTCTACCTGAGCGCCCCGCCATTTTCGGCCGGCACCAACCTCATCACCCTCTTGTACCTGACCTACATCGTCGGCGTGATCATCGCGCCCCTGTCCGGCACGTTCAGCAACCGCTTCGGCAACGGCCTGACCATGATCCTGGGCTCGCTCATCCTTGCGGCGGGGCTTCTGCTCAGCCATGTGCCCAGCCTGGTCACGATCTGCCTGAGCCTTGGGATGGCCTGCGCCGGATTTTTCGCCATCCATGCCGCAGCGGTGGGAAGCATGAACCGCAAGCTCTCCTGCAGCCGAGGCAGGGCCAATTCGCTCTATATATTATGGTATTATCTTGGCGGGTCGGCGGGAATCACGGTCATGGGACATGGGTTCAAGCATTTCGGATGGATGGGCGTGACCGGCTCGGGCCTGATCATGCTCTCGCTGCTGCTGGGCGTGGGTGTTTACGAGCTCCGCACGGGACACTGA
- a CDS encoding GNAT family N-acetyltransferase has translation MFKRVHTLDGLLQVFMVRAIVFMEEQGIAHADEMDGNDLAAVHVIGEIDGEPVACGRIRYQGDRAFLQRLAVRRAWRGRGVGAKLLQFMLDQCRKDGFSRFELHAQTRATGFYRRHGFTACGEEFEEAGIPHVHMWLRDPAPQ, from the coding sequence ATGTTCAAACGCGTACACACACTAGACGGCCTGCTCCAGGTGTTCATGGTCCGGGCCATCGTTTTCATGGAGGAACAGGGCATCGCGCATGCCGATGAAATGGACGGGAACGATCTTGCGGCCGTGCACGTTATCGGGGAAATAGACGGCGAGCCCGTGGCCTGCGGCCGCATCCGCTACCAGGGCGACCGGGCCTTCCTTCAACGTCTGGCCGTGCGCCGCGCCTGGCGAGGCCGGGGAGTGGGCGCAAAGCTCCTGCAATTCATGCTGGACCAGTGCCGCAAAGACGGCTTTTCCAGATTCGAGCTTCATGCCCAGACCAGGGCCACGGGTTTCTACCGCAGGCACGGCTTCACCGCCTGCGGAGAGGAGTTTGAAGAAGCGGGCATCCCCCACGTGCACATGTGGCTGCGAGACCCGGCACCGCAATGA
- the thiE gene encoding thiamine phosphate synthase, whose protein sequence is MNGRELVTSLMRIGGLYGLTAEKFSLGRRNADVVQAMLDGGIRIIQYREKTKKMGLKYEECLHLRAMTREAGAAFIVNDDIDLALLVGADGVHVGQEDLPLEAVRSLVGENMAIGLSTHSPEQGLAAEARGADYIGVGPIFATQTKEDVCAPVGFAYLDFVAGNLNLPFVAIGGIKEHNLAEVAAHGARCMALVTEITAAADIRGKIAALTRILHG, encoded by the coding sequence ATGAACGGACGCGAGCTTGTGACCAGCTTGATGCGGATCGGCGGCCTGTACGGCCTGACAGCTGAGAAATTCTCCCTTGGACGCCGCAACGCGGACGTGGTCCAGGCCATGCTGGACGGCGGAATACGCATCATCCAATACCGCGAGAAGACGAAAAAGATGGGACTCAAATACGAGGAATGCCTGCACTTGCGCGCCATGACCCGCGAGGCGGGCGCGGCCTTCATCGTCAATGACGACATAGATCTGGCGCTGCTGGTCGGAGCCGACGGGGTGCATGTGGGGCAGGAGGATCTGCCGCTTGAGGCCGTGCGGAGCCTGGTGGGCGAAAACATGGCCATCGGCCTCTCGACCCATTCCCCGGAACAGGGCCTTGCGGCCGAAGCCCGGGGGGCGGATTACATCGGCGTAGGACCGATATTCGCGACCCAGACCAAGGAAGACGTGTGCGCGCCCGTGGGCTTTGCATACCTGGATTTCGTTGCGGGCAATCTGAACCTGCCCTTTGTCGCCATCGGCGGAATCAAGGAGCACAACCTCGCCGAGGTGGCCGCCCACGGCGCCCGCTGCATGGCGCTGGTCACCGAAATCACGGCCGCCGCCGATATCCGGGGCAAGATAGCCGCACTGACACGCATTCTTCACGGTTGA
- the thiF gene encoding sulfur carrier protein ThiS adenylyltransferase ThiF, giving the protein MNTFEHGLGRYLDEDFLTFLRSVTIGIIGAGGLGSNCAVHLVRCGFANLILADADSVEPSNLNRQHFVLAQVGRPKALALRDNLLAINPAARITAHHLHVNAENMPALFGSCDAVVEAVDDPRAKKLIVETMTGLVRLVVGASGIGGFGRAGSMTVRTVRPGLVIVGDHRTPCDIPNPPMSPGVGMAAAMQADLILKHFHTLYKDRT; this is encoded by the coding sequence GTGAACACCTTCGAGCACGGCCTTGGGCGCTATCTGGACGAGGACTTCCTGACGTTCCTGCGCTCCGTAACGATTGGAATCATCGGAGCTGGGGGGCTCGGTTCCAACTGCGCCGTGCATCTGGTCCGCTGCGGATTCGCGAATCTGATTCTGGCCGACGCGGACTCGGTGGAACCCTCGAATCTGAACCGCCAGCATTTCGTCCTGGCGCAGGTCGGACGCCCCAAGGCCCTGGCCCTGCGGGACAACCTGCTGGCCATAAATCCGGCGGCCAGGATCACGGCCCATCATCTTCACGTGAACGCCGAGAACATGCCCGCCCTTTTCGGATCCTGCGACGCCGTGGTCGAGGCCGTGGACGACCCGCGCGCCAAGAAGCTCATCGTCGAGACCATGACGGGCTTAGTCCGGCTGGTGGTCGGCGCATCGGGGATCGGCGGGTTCGGCCGCGCCGGGAGCATGACGGTCAGGACCGTGCGGCCGGGCCTCGTCATTGTCGGCGACCACAGGACGCCGTGCGACATCCCGAATCCGCCCATGTCCCCCGGCGTGGGCATGGCGGCGGCCATGCAGGCCGACCTGATTCTAAAGCATTTTCACACTCTTTATAAGGATCGGACATGA
- the thiH gene encoding 2-iminoacetate synthase ThiH — protein MSFLPEALRLSQTPLQPHFEAVRGNDVRRVVGQERVDASGFLALLSPAAAPHLEAMGRRAHALTLRNFGRTISLFTPLYVSNHCANHCRYCGFAAPNTIPRTQLSLDEVRAEGQAIAATGLKHLLLLTGEAPRKAGVEYLEACVRVLRPLFPSISLEVYPMETADYARLVQAGVDGLTVFQETYDPVLYAQLHPAGPKRDYAFRLNTPQRGAEAGMRVVNIGALLGLTDWRQEIYATGLHAAWLQKRYPGVDVAVSLPRMRPHAGAFQPACIVSDRELVQAMTALRIFLPRLSITISTREAPDFRDNILPLGVTRMSAGVSTAVGGHAKPAETGQFEISDARSVDEMKESLRARGYQAVFKDWEPLEGSA, from the coding sequence ATGAGCTTCCTGCCCGAGGCCCTGCGCCTGAGCCAAACGCCCCTGCAGCCGCATTTCGAGGCCGTGCGCGGGAATGACGTGCGCCGCGTTGTCGGCCAGGAGCGCGTCGACGCGTCCGGATTCCTGGCCCTGCTCTCCCCGGCGGCGGCCCCGCATCTGGAGGCCATGGGCAGACGCGCCCATGCGCTGACCCTGCGCAATTTCGGCCGCACCATCAGCCTCTTCACTCCCCTTTACGTCTCCAACCACTGCGCCAACCACTGCCGCTACTGCGGGTTCGCGGCCCCGAACACGATCCCGCGCACCCAGCTCAGCCTCGATGAAGTCCGGGCGGAAGGACAGGCCATCGCCGCCACGGGCCTGAAGCATCTGCTCCTTTTGACCGGCGAGGCCCCGCGCAAGGCGGGCGTTGAGTATCTGGAAGCGTGCGTGCGGGTCCTGCGCCCCTTGTTTCCGTCCATTTCCTTGGAAGTCTATCCCATGGAAACGGCTGATTACGCGAGGCTGGTGCAGGCGGGCGTGGACGGCCTGACCGTGTTTCAGGAAACCTACGACCCGGTCCTTTATGCCCAGCTGCACCCGGCCGGACCCAAGCGGGACTATGCCTTCCGCCTGAACACCCCGCAACGCGGAGCCGAGGCGGGCATGCGCGTGGTCAACATCGGCGCGCTGCTGGGCCTGACCGACTGGCGGCAGGAAATTTACGCCACCGGCCTGCACGCGGCCTGGCTGCAAAAGCGCTACCCCGGCGTGGATGTGGCCGTGTCCCTGCCGCGCATGCGCCCCCATGCCGGAGCGTTTCAACCGGCGTGCATTGTTTCCGACCGGGAACTGGTGCAGGCCATGACCGCCCTGCGCATCTTCCTGCCGCGCCTGTCCATCACCATCTCCACCCGTGAAGCGCCGGATTTTCGCGACAACATCCTGCCGCTGGGCGTGACGCGCATGTCGGCGGGAGTCAGCACCGCCGTGGGCGGGCACGCCAAACCCGCCGAAACCGGGCAGTTCGAGATCTCCGATGCGCGCAGCGTGGACGAGATGAAGGAGTCGTTGCGCGCTCGCGGATACCAGGCCGTCTTCAAAGACTGGGAGCCGCTGGAGGGGAGCGCGTGA
- a CDS encoding thiazole synthase, with the protein MNHTDIFEIGGKRLGSRLFTGTGKYGNDALIAPVCEASCSEVITVALRRVDLDGKADNVMRHIPPHMTLLPNTSGARNADEAVRIARLARAMGCGNWVKIEVISDNRYLLPDGYETAKATEILANEGFVVLPYMNPDLYVARSLADAGAAAIMPLGAPIGTNRGLRTEEMIRILIEEMELPIIVDAGIGTPSQACQAMEMGAAACLVNTAIATAADPVLMGRAFGRAVAAGREAWLAGPGAVATLAQASSPLTGFLDQTEGAS; encoded by the coding sequence ATGAATCATACCGATATTTTCGAAATCGGCGGCAAGCGCCTTGGCAGCCGCCTCTTCACCGGCACGGGCAAGTACGGAAACGACGCGCTCATCGCGCCGGTGTGCGAAGCCTCCTGCTCCGAGGTCATCACCGTGGCCCTGCGCCGGGTGGACCTGGATGGCAAGGCCGACAACGTCATGCGCCACATCCCGCCCCACATGACCCTGTTGCCCAACACCTCCGGGGCGCGCAACGCCGACGAGGCCGTGCGCATTGCCCGTCTGGCCAGGGCCATGGGCTGCGGGAACTGGGTCAAGATCGAAGTCATCTCCGACAACCGCTACCTCCTGCCCGACGGCTATGAGACTGCCAAGGCTACGGAAATCCTGGCCAATGAGGGATTCGTGGTCCTGCCGTACATGAACCCCGACCTCTATGTGGCCCGCTCCCTCGCAGACGCCGGAGCGGCGGCGATCATGCCTCTGGGCGCGCCCATCGGCACCAACCGGGGCCTTCGAACCGAAGAGATGATCCGCATCCTCATCGAGGAGATGGAGCTGCCCATCATTGTCGACGCAGGGATCGGCACTCCCAGCCAGGCGTGCCAGGCCATGGAGATGGGGGCGGCGGCCTGCCTGGTCAACACGGCCATCGCCACGGCTGCGGACCCCGTGCTCATGGGACGGGCTTTCGGGCGGGCAGTGGCCGCGGGCCGCGAAGCCTGGCTGGCCGGGCCCGGAGCCGTCGCCACCCTGGCGCAGGCTTCCTCGCCCCTGACCGGATTTCTGGACCAGACGGAAGGCGCATCATGA
- the thiS gene encoding sulfur carrier protein ThiS — MHITVNGRTQDIEPGRTLHELLLSMNLDPSVVVAELNQNIVPGDTFESTSLSAGDRLELLSFVGGG; from the coding sequence ATGCACATCACCGTCAACGGACGCACGCAGGATATCGAGCCCGGCCGGACCCTGCACGAGCTGCTCCTTTCCATGAACCTCGATCCATCCGTGGTCGTAGCCGAACTGAACCAGAACATCGTACCCGGCGATACATTCGAGTCCACCAGCCTGAGCGCCGGCGACCGGCTCGAACTGCTGAGCTTTGTCGGCGGAGGCTGA
- a CDS encoding histone deacetylase family protein, which yields MLTAQSSLGIIFFPAFDWAISPTHPEREERLLYTQDQFREEGIFDIEGIREYRPLVAEEKDIMRAHFCFPSVQSVCTDSHFISAGGVIRAAQLVMQKERQRAFAVVRPPGHHAMRTVHGSRGFCNINIEAVMIEWIREHYGNLRVAVIDTDCHHGDGTQDIYWHDPDVLFISLHQDGRTIYPGTGFPSESGGPKALGRTINVPMPPRTSDEGYLMTVERIVMPILDHFKPDLIINSAGQDNHFSDPITNMNFTAQGYAKLTQMLKPDIAVLEGGYAIKGALPYVNLGISLALAGVDFSAVQEPDLDREKIREQKSTIDYLAALCDQLPEVYFNPRPSEAVRESGYFVRRRSIYYDTDDITETQVERLKDCPHCPGLLVVESETAKTPKSLGLHVPVQGCDMCSQEAEERFTKSRQAGFAYAQLSDRVTKRYEYAK from the coding sequence ATGCTCACCGCACAATCAAGCCTCGGCATCATATTCTTCCCGGCCTTCGACTGGGCCATCTCCCCCACCCACCCCGAGCGGGAGGAGCGTCTGCTCTACACCCAGGACCAGTTCCGGGAAGAGGGCATCTTCGACATCGAGGGCATCCGCGAATACCGCCCCCTGGTGGCCGAGGAAAAAGACATCATGCGCGCCCACTTCTGTTTCCCCAGCGTGCAGTCGGTCTGCACCGACTCCCATTTCATCTCCGCCGGGGGCGTGATCCGCGCCGCCCAGTTGGTCATGCAAAAGGAAAGGCAACGCGCCTTCGCGGTGGTCCGCCCTCCCGGACACCACGCCATGCGTACGGTCCACGGCAGCAGGGGTTTCTGCAACATCAACATCGAAGCGGTCATGATCGAGTGGATCCGCGAGCACTACGGCAACCTGCGCGTGGCCGTCATCGACACGGACTGCCACCACGGCGACGGCACCCAGGACATCTACTGGCATGACCCGGACGTGCTTTTCATCTCGCTGCACCAGGACGGCCGCACCATCTACCCCGGCACGGGCTTCCCTTCGGAATCCGGAGGCCCCAAGGCCCTGGGCCGGACCATCAACGTGCCCATGCCCCCGCGCACCTCGGACGAAGGGTATCTCATGACCGTGGAACGCATCGTCATGCCCATCCTCGATCACTTCAAGCCGGACCTGATCATCAACTCCGCCGGACAGGACAACCACTTCTCCGACCCCATCACCAACATGAACTTCACGGCCCAGGGGTATGCGAAGCTGACTCAGATGCTCAAACCGGACATCGCCGTGCTCGAAGGCGGGTACGCCATCAAGGGAGCGCTGCCCTACGTCAATCTGGGCATCAGCCTGGCCCTGGCCGGGGTGGATTTCTCCGCCGTGCAGGAACCTGACCTGGACCGCGAAAAAATCCGCGAACAGAAATCCACCATCGACTATCTCGCGGCCCTGTGCGACCAGCTGCCCGAGGTCTACTTCAACCCCCGGCCCTCGGAGGCCGTGCGTGAAAGCGGATATTTCGTGCGCCGCCGCTCCATCTACTACGACACCGATGACATCACCGAGACCCAGGTCGAGCGCCTGAAGGACTGTCCGCACTGTCCGGGCCTCCTCGTCGTCGAGAGCGAAACCGCCAAGACGCCAAAATCTCTAGGCTTGCACGTCCCGGTCCAGGGCTGCGACATGTGCAGTCAGGAAGCCGAAGAACGTTTCACCAAATCCCGCCAGGCCGGATTCGCCTACGCCCAACTCTCAGACCGCGTGACCAAGCGCTACGAATACGCCAAGTAA